The Nycticebus coucang isolate mNycCou1 chromosome 10, mNycCou1.pri, whole genome shotgun sequence sequence accaaaagcaagataccatctctactaaaaatagaaaaagtaaccagTAGTGGCGGATGCTTCTAGTCctagctcctcgggaggctgagtcaagatccctggagcccaagagtttgaggttactatgagctatgatgctgtgcactctacccagggctacagagtgactctgtctcattttaaaaaaaggatgggGGGTGCAGTAGAGaagatgaagtttttcttttctcctttggtgcttaaaaaagagcAATCTGGAAATAAGAAGGCTGTGAGTTTTCCATCCCAAGTAGGACTTCAGCctatgaattttggggaacacAGACATTCAGAGAATGGCagtatgtgtgtgcacacttgGGTGCGTGTGTGCATCTTAATTattagttttcattgttttgatAAAACTTACCATTTCAGTTTATGAGTATCTGAAAAgtctttttgtgttttatcttgCTAAATATTCAtagatatgtggatttatttgttGAGTTCAAAGTTGAAATTATCCTTAACACCTGATATTAGGCACATTTGAAACTTGCCTTCGTGAAAATGGAGAGCCAGGACCATTTTCACCTTCATTTGACATAAAGGATTTTCTTTATGACAAAACTCTTGAtgtgggtgggcacctgtggctcagtagggcaccggcctcatataccgagggtggcaggttcaaacccagccccagccaaactgcaacaaaaaaatagccaggtgttgtggtgggctcctgtagtcccagctactcgggaggctgaggcaagacaatcacctaagcccaagagctggaggttgctatgagctgtgacaccacggcactctaccaagggagacacagtgagactctgtctctaaaaaaaaaaaaaaaaaaaagaagaagaagatgaaagtAAAAGTTGAACCAGACATGAGAATGACCTGAACTTTGAATGACCTTCTTCCCTAACCACATCAAATCCATGTGTGTGGACACTCTGTCTAATCACGGATTGGCTGCTGCTGCGCTGCATAGACACAGGATGAGCCATAGCAAGTCAGTCTTAAagaacatgcatttttttttaagagactccTAGGATCTTTCTCTGCCACTTAGGATCATGgtttacagtaacctcaaacccctagGCTCAAGTGGTCATCCtactcagcttccccagtaaGTAGATGATAGGGGTATGCCagcatgtctggctaatttttttttttttttttaaggcagggtctcactgtgttatgTAAGGCTGTGTTGtgcaggctggtcctgaacttatGGGTGGAAGTGATTCTCCCACCGTGGCTTCCCACagttttgggattacaggtgggagtcaGTGCACCTagccatatatatgtatagatgtGTTTATGTATTTCTATGTAGgtactatgtatgtgtgtgttcctttttattaaagaaaaatctaacagcatgggcggcgcctggggctcagtcggtagggcgccggccccatatgccgagggtgacgggttcaaacctggccctggccaaactgtaaccaaaaaatagccaggcgttgtggcgggcgcctgtggtcccagctacttgggaggctgaggcaggagaatcacttgggcccaggagttggaggttgctgtgagctgtgtgaggccacggcactctaccaagggtaataaagtgatattctgtctgtacaaaaaaaaaaaaaaaagaaaaatctaacagcaaaactaaaataatatttatagcactcaaaattataaaataggaaTCAACTTAAAGAAGAGCAAGACTTGTATACTGAAGACTATAATTGTTGAtagaaattaaagacctaaatagaGAGGCATTTTGTGTTTATGGATTGGAAGTTTTAATAGTTAAGATCGCAGTTCTCTCCAAGTTGAATATAGTCCCTAGTAAAAGCCCAGTAGACTTCTTTTGCAGTGATAACTTGTTCCTAAgttttatatggaaatgcaaagccAGTCTTGATCCACAAAATACAATACTGTACAACAATAAAAAGGAGTAAACTACACAACAGCATAGAATTGCATCTATTATCTTGACTAAAAGAAGCCAGGTCAAAACAGAGTacatgtatgattccatttatgcaAATGGAATATACAATTTCCAATTAgaattatatatgtaatttattaaatgaaatcATTGACCATACCAGCTGGTCTGTAGTGACAGAAAATACTTTAGTGGTTGTCGGAGTCCAGTTGGAGGAAGAATTGCAGTGGTGCACAGGTGATTAAGGGTGATAGACGTTGGCATGGTCTGATGCTTATGTTCCTCCAGAAATCATAGGTTGGAACCTAATCCCCAGTGTGTTGGTATTAAAGTGTGGGACCTTTAGTACATGGGTTGGTCTTGAGGTTGGGCCTTTGTGAATAGGATTTAGTGCCCTTAAAAAAGAAGCCTAAGAGCTGGGGGCACAGTAGTGtctgcctggaatcccagctgctgtggaggctgaggcgcAGAGCCCAAGAGcacaagaccagcctgggaaacaatgagaccccaccaccaccaccaaaaaaagaaaagaggcctgAGACTGCTTATTGTTCCtttcaccatgtgaggacacagcaagaaggtgccatctatgaagcCCTCAGAGCCCTCAGCAGACACTGGAGCTGctagcaccttgattttggatgtCTTAGTTTCCAGAACTATGAACggtacatttctgttgtttataaattacccggTCTGTGTAAATTTTGTAAGACTGAGATAGATACATTCATTATTTGGCTGTGGTGATGGTTTAATGGCATATACGTATATCAAAACTTGTGTTAAATTGTACGCTTAAAATAGGGtaaaattacatctcaataatgCTGTTGCTAAAaatctttatttgtatttcttcgcttagacacttttttttttgcagattttggccagggccgggtttgaacccaccacctcggtatatggggccggcgccctactccttgagccacaggcgccacccagattttttttgtttgttttttgagacagagtctcaagctgtccccctggattgagtaccatggcatcatcatcagcaacctcaaactcttgggctcaagcaatcttcttgcctccatttttctacttttaatagagacgggtctcacttatgctcaggctgagctcaagcactgtacctgccatggcctcctagagtgccaggagaTTACAGCGTGAGCCGTCACACCctgagacacatttttttttttttttttgtgagacagagtctcactttatcaccctcggtagagtgctgtggcagcacagctcacagcaacctccaactcctgggcttaggctattctcttgcttcagcctcctgaatagctgggactacaggcacccaccacaacgcccggctacttttttgttttgcagtgtggccggggctgggtttgaacacgccacccttggtatatgggtctggcgccctacccactgagcccctaGACACATTTTTTAACCCTTTAATATACTTTTTCTACATAGAGCAAATgggaaaggaaatgtaaattgacTTTCTAGATTTTGTCCTTTTTATCTTTAGGCCCTTTTGTGTAAACTGTGTAATAAAACATAATTAATGTTTTTGCTTAAGCTTTCTTCTAAAGCATAAATGATACCCACATTAATAAGCTAATGCTGCTTCAGTTTTTCAGATGTGATTTGCCATTTAATAAACATAGtcttaggggcagcacctgtggctcaaaggggtagggcgccggccccatatgctggaggtggctggttcaaacccagccctggccaaaaacttcaaaaaaaaaaaaaatagggcggcgcctgtggctcaatcggtaaggcgccggccccatataccaagggtggcgggttcaaacccggccccggctgaactgcaaccaaaaaatagccaggcgtggtggcgggcacatgtagtcccagctactcgggaggctgaggcaagagaatcgcttaagcccaggagttgaaggttgctgtgagctgtgatgccacggcactttaccaagggccataaagtgagattctgtctctgcaaaaaaaaaaaaaataaataaatgaataaacatagtcttaattttttttttacatagtctTAATTTTTATGTGGGTTTTGAACTAATCATTACAGtgtttacctttttaaagaagtgaaaagaaagagattatttttaatgtatctaTAGGCAACACCAACATTGCTTAGAAGATTTGGAGCTCAGCTTATCAAATCAAGTGTTTTATCAGCCAATACTTCCCTTCGAGTATTAGCTCTTGGTGGCGAAGCATTTCCATCATTGACTGTTCTCAAAAGCTGGAGAGGAGAAGGCAATAAAACACACATATTTAATGTTTATGGAATCACGGAAGTATCAAGTTGGGCGACCTTTTATAGAATTCCAGAGAAGATTCTTAACTCTACTTTGAAGTAAGAGTTTCAATTCTGTatactaaaaagaaagaagagaaactatGTATTTCCAGGATCGTAATACTAACAGTGTTTTTGATAGGCACTGGgctaataattttagaaaaactgTTTTACCTAGTATGTATATTTTAAGTTGGGATCCAAAACCTTTCTTATTACAGCTGGTGCTGAGATCTTGCTAGAATTTTTTGTAACTGAACAAAAATGGATAATATACACGATAACCTTTCCATCTAATCTTTTCCTCTTGGCTTTGAATcataacaaacttttttttttctttatagtgtgATTTAAATACATTAGGAAATACTCTTTTCGAATTAAACATTTTTgctttgggttgtgttttttgtaGATGTGAAATGCCTGTACCACTGGGATTTCCACTGCATGGAACAGTAGTTGAAGTCAGAGATACTAACGGTTGCACAATTCAAGAAGGCAATGGCCAAGTATTtttaggttgtctttttattcattgaggataatttttgtttaaaaaagaaatctgatatgttaattttgttgtttttctgcttttcttatgACTAGTATGCTATTCagtgataagaattttttttttttttttttagagatagagtctgtGTCCCTCAGGCAGCAGTAAAGTGGTCCCAGTCAGGTTACTTCAACTCaagggctcaagtagtcctcctgcttcagcctcccaagttactaggactacaggcatatgccacaataccttgctaatttttaaaaatattttaagagatggggtctcactgtgttgcccagggtgACCTCAAACCACTGgccccaagtgatccttctgcctcagcctaccaaagtgctgggattataggcctgggCCACTATGTCCAATTGATAATTTTTAATCTCGGTCTGGTAGTCATGAAGCATTGAATAAGTTACCACAGTTAATTCAACTAACGATGTCTAATactctaataaaaatatttagaaactgtAACTTACacctttatatatttatacttacAGCCAAGGTTATATTTAATCAGTattctaagaattttttaaatctcatatatttttagaaataaattttatcttatcCCTTGGCTTAGTTATTGAGGTTATTGTATCTAATTTTATCAGATAATGTGTAAAAGTGAGCTACCCTTTTAATACAGATATTCAAATTTTGAAGCATAGTATCAACTTTTAGAGATGTTGTTGATTTGAtgattttgaatatatttctcATGGTTTTTATGACATCGATGTTTCTGTCTTGGGAAGGTGGCAGAAGCAGAGTGTGTTTTCTTGATGATGAAGTGACCGTACCTCTTGGCACAATGCGAGCCACAGGAGACTTTGTGACTGTGAAAGATGGAGAGATATTTTTCTTGGGACGAAAAGACAGTCAGATCAAACGTCATGGCAAACGTCTTAACATTGAACTTGTGCAACAGGTAGAACAATATAAATCTTAAATATCTATTAACTCGTGTCTGTATTAGAAGCAACCACCACCAATTTTTTGTGCTAGGGTTCTTCATTATTTACACCTGAGATTTTTATGTTAGTGATGAATTACGATAACAGGTATGAATAATTCACTGTGCTTCTTAGTTCCAGAATAAAGAGATGGTTATTCCTTAAATAAGTGACAAATGGATTCTGATACCTGTGAAAATAAATGGCTTATTTTACTTTAAGACctgttatttttgaaaaatattaagagCACTATGtgctaataatagtaatagtaccaaacaaatttttaaaaaactcgagtatatttcaaaatttaattcaaCTATTTTGATTTCACACATTAAAAAAGAGTGTTTAGAAGCTTGTTTTTAAATGTCCTCATTGGCGAACTGGGATAATCTCTCTTACAGGTTGCTGAAGAGCTTCAGCAAGTGGAATCTTGTGCAGTTACATGGTATAAACAGGAAAAATTGCTTCTCTTCATTGTGTCCAAAGACAGTTTAGTAAAGGATTACGTCTTTAAAGAACTGCAGAAACATCTTCCAAGTCACGCGATCCCAGATGAACTTGTATTGATTGATGTACTGCCATTTACATCTcatggtaaaataatttatagcaGATATGTTTCATTGCCAAATAATGCTAATTGTATCCCTAACTAGTTAATGGTCAcatatatctttattataaatgATACTAACATTTCTTATGATAGACTTTCTATTAAATCTTTGCATAATTAATTCCTTTCATCTTCAGAAAATCATGTTGGTAGGCGGTATTActtccatttacagatgaggaaaataaagctTCCAGAAGTTAAGTCATTAACTTAACGTTAGTACACTGtagtacctgtagtaccagctacgcAGGGAGCGATGTAGAAGGATgtcttgaggacaggagttcgaGACTGCAGGATGCTGTGagcacacctgtgaatagccactgcactccagtggaGGCGACAATAGTGAGATccctaactcaaaaaaaaagctaagtaATTATCCCAAAATCACTTTGCTAGGTAGTAGTTATAGTAggtagggttctccagagaaacagaacaaatacaCATGGATAGAGATATGTAAAAAGGAGGGGTTAGTTCATGTGATTATGGAGATCATGAAATTCAGTGATCTGCCGTCTGCagcctggagacccaggaaagctgtGGTGTAGTGAAGGTGTGGTTAAGCCTGAGTCctaaggcctgagaaccaggggaaGTGATGCTGTAAATCCTAGTTCAAGGGCGGAAGAAGATGAGATGAGATGTCACAGTGTAAGCAATGAGGAGGAAAAGTGGGAAAGAGGGCAGATTCTtcgtttctttgcctttttttctatTCAGATATTCAGCATACTGGATGATCACAACTACTTTGGGGAGGCCAATCTACTTTACTGACTCTGTCTGTTCACATACTAACCTCATCCAGAGGCATTCTCACAAACACAGCTAGAGACAATGTTTAATCTGTCACCATAGCCCACtcaagttaacacataaaattagccatcacGGTAGCAGAATTGCAATTCTGTCTAGAACTgtttgacttcaaaatataggCTCTTAGTTGGccctgaatcaaggccagcagtttgctgaagCTGCTGGTTTCAGGCAGGACcctaaaaaattatctttttatgatctgttggccatttcagaactttggaaatgtaatggtcaattcattaaaaagaaacagtatggccgagtgcctgtaactcagtgagtagggcgccagccacatacaccacagttggcggggttcaaacctggcccagaccagctaaaaacaatgacagggcggcgcctgtggctcagtgagtggggcaccagccccatatagagggtggtgggttggaaccttgccccagccaaattgcaacaacaaaaataagtaaataaataaaaaacaacaacaatgatggggcagcgcctgtggttcagtgagtagggcaccggccccatataccgagggtggcgggttcgaacccggccctggccaaactgcaacaaaaaaatagccaggtgttgtagcaggcgcctgtagtcccagctactctggaggctgaggcaagagaatcgcttaagcccaagagttggagtttgctgtgagttgtgacagcacagtactctactgagggcaacaaagcgagactctgtctctaagaaaaaaaacaacaacaatgacaactgcaacaaaaataatagccaggcgttgtggcgggcacctgtagtcccagccaatcgggagacttaggcaagagaatcacttaagcccaagagtttgcagttgctatgagctgtgaccctatCGCACTCGACCAATGGCAaaatagtgacactctgtctcacacacacacaaaaagtagaaagaaacagtatgagtCATTGATGATAGATGTGGTTagtatttatttgtattcttaATACTGGGGTTccaaaatatctataaaatattatatttatctcaTCAGTGCCAGAGCATTTGACtacataaatattattatatttatctcaAGAGGATATTTGAGTTATTCCTTAAATTGtaatgctgttaaatcttaattacagcCACCCCAAAATTACTGTGGGTTTtcacccaaaataaaaagatgattaTACAGTATGAAAAAAAGGCTCTTAATGATCATATTATATTGTCTTCccaattccatttttatttaacatatactttaaaaagtagtaattccgggcggcgcttgtggctcaagttggtaaggcgccggccccatataccgagggtggcgggttcaaacccggccccggctgaactgcaaccaaaaaatagccggacgttgtggcgggcgcctgtagtcccagctacttgggaggctgaggcaagagaatcgcttaagcccaggagttggaggttgctgtgagctgtgtgatgccatggcactctaccgagggccataaagtgagactctgtctctacaaaaaaaacaaaaaaagcaaaaaaaaataaaaaaaaaaaaaataaaaagtagtaatTCCTCAGTTAACAGAACTATTTCTTTAGCTTTTAAATTAGACAAACATTAGCtcctacttttctattttcttacctGTTATTCTGCATCCTTGGTAGCATCAAACTACTTTGTTCAGAATTGATTATGTATGACAAACTCTTTGTTCTGTTCTATAGGACGTCTAAGCTTTACAGTGAAAAATGTGATCCAGGAATATGTAAAGGCTTTgaggtgaaatttaaaaatgttatcttgAGACATTTGTTATTTCTCTCTTATATTAAGGCAAGATTGATGTTTCTGAGTTAAACAAGTTATATTTGAACTACATACACTTGAAGTCTGAGTATAAGCTCAACGGAAAAGAGGAACTTTGGGAAAAATTACAGTATTTCTGGAAGgtacaactttttatttttatttttattttatttatttttgagacagaatttcactacgttaccctcagtagagtgctgtggcgtcacagctcacagcaacctccaactcttggacttaagcaattctcttgcttcagtctcccaagtagctgggactacaggcactcaccataatgaccggctattttttgttgcaattatcattgttgtttagttggcctgggctgagttcgaacccgccagccccggtgtatgtggctgatgctgaaACCACTGtttatgggtgccaagccaggtacaattttttaaatacaaatttattattataaagaggTCATCTTATGTCTTTAGGGAATGATATCCTAATATCAGGTAAAATAAAGTCAGGTagaattttctaagaattttattgcCTTTCAGATATTATAGcttcatttattcaatttttattaaaaagaagagtTAGATTCTCTCCTATAAGATTAGATTACTTTCCCCACAAAGAAATATGTTGGAAGTGAGGCAGTCATATACAAGTAGACAAACCTGTCTTGACAAAACTGTTTCTCTAAGAGAGGCAGTGGAATATACCTAACACCTGGTTAGAGCTGAAATCATACCCAGGTCTTATCTGCCACAATCTTTTCTCTGTTATAGTTAGGGCTTACCTCATTATTCCAAAAGAACTTTCAGTAACAACGAGTGTTTCTGcttaagataatttattttttaacatatatataagtcttgggtggcacctgtagctcagtgggtagggtgccaaacACAGACTaaacctggtgggttcgaacccggcccaggcccgctaaaacaacaatgacaattgcaacaaaagatagctgggcattgtggcagttgcccatactcccagctgtttgggaggctgaggcaagagaattagcttaagctcaagagtttgaggttgctgtgagttgtgatgccacagcactctaccgagggtgacatagtaaaactctgtctcaaaaaaaagaacaaaacaaaaaaacagtcaacaCATGggggtggtcaacatgaggaactgggcCCACTGTACTGCTGTGGACATGTGCATGCTGAGTTTATAAAAATCAgatcaacttaagaaggtggtcaatgtagcaAGGGGGTCgactatggaggttttactgtatattttcagtttttgagtTTATGACAAAATTTGTAGTATAGTGATGGTCTCCTTTAATGTAAAGAAAATGATgtgaaactttattttattattaaaaatattcattttatgtttcttgcATCATGAATGTAGTCACTGTCATCTCCTAAGTTACCTTTATGTCAATGtacttctctcttctctcatctGTAGTCTATTCTGAGTCTCTCTGAAGATCTTTTGAAGGTTCCTGATGAGTCATTCTTCTTAAATAGTGGTGGCGATTCCTTAAAGTCCATACGACTCCTCAATGAGATTGAAAAACTTATTGGTGTATCCGTACCCGGGCTTCTGGAAATGATTCTCAGCAGTTCCCTTTTAGAAATTTACAATCACATCCTTCAAACCGTGTTTCCAGATGAAGATCTGACACTCAGCAAGAGTTGTACCACAAAAAGGAAACTCAGCGACATTAATCAAGAGGAAGCTGGTGGCAAATCTCTGCATCAGAAATCTGCCATACCTTTAAATTGCGACAGTGAGATTAAGGCCTTTGTGCTCAGCAGGGGGAATCAGGTTTTGTCTGTGGACCCTACTATGTCTTTAACTAAGTTAGGAAACTGCCCTTCCGTCTGttcttctgatttaattttacaGACAAACAGTCAAAATTCGAAAAGCTTAAATCCTCCAGCTCTTGTCAGGAAGTCAAAAGACCTATTCTTTGTTGCAGAAGTTTCTGAAAAGGGGAAACCTGTGGCAGAGCCTGAGAAAACAGAGTTATGCGTGCGGTGGAGGTCGGACACAGGCAAATGTGTAGACGCTTCACCACTAGTTGTGATACCAGCTTCTGATAAGTCCTCTGCGACTGTGTACGTTGGTTCCCATTCTCACAGAATGAAGGCAGTTGACCTTTACTCAGGGAAAGTGAAATGGGAACAGATTTTGGGAGATCGAATTGAATCTTCAGCATGTGTATCTAAGTGTGGAAACTTTATTATAGTGGGTAAGTTTTTGAATTTGAGGTTTGCAGAGTTAAATTGAATTGCTATATAATAATGCTGATAAGaccaagttaaattaaaaaaaaaatctgtttatggTGGATTTTGGTTCCTGTCCGAAAATAATAGTTAACCATGTGCTGATTAACAGTGTGGGCCTTGGATTGGAACCTAGTTCTATAGCTGTTCTGAGCTCTGTGACATTTGGCAAGTTGCTGAACCTCtcagaacttttatttttcttttgggtaaaatgggaaaaataataaaacatgttgCATCACAAAGGATCCCAAAACCTAACAATCGATAGCAACATATATAATCTCATGGTGAAGAATTTAGGAGCATTTAGATGGCAgttctggctcagggtctcaTGTGCCTGTAGCCAGTGAAAGCTTGACATGGTCTGGATAGTGTTTTTCTGAGATGGCACAGTCACATGGCTACAAGCAGAAAGCCTCAGTTCTTTGCCGGCTCTTGGCAGAAGTCTCAGTTCTTTCCACACAAACCTCCCTGTAGAATGCTTGAATGCCCTCACAGCAAGGCAGCTAACTTTCCTCAGAGTGAAGGGGCCCAAAGAGCGCAAGTAAAGAGGAACCCAGTTCTTTTTAGGAGCTAGTCTCCTAAATGCTGtgccattgtttttgttttattctgttcaTTTGAACTGCATCACTCAGTTCAATCCAGACTCAAGAGGATGGAAGTTAGGCTCCAAAACCATCAGAATTATCATGGAGCTTTTGGGggaattaagtgagataatggcTTGTGCATCCAGTGGTACCTCAGTGATAACTGCCTCCAGCTGCTGTTTCTTTAAGGTGTGGGTGACTTCGACTTCTTGGGTGTCCTGGGTGTAGTATCTCTGACTACCACTCTGGTTTTACTCTCCCAACTATAGTAGGTTTCACTGTATATGCTCATGTGATCTTCATCAGAACTTTGCAGGCTAGGTGTTAGGGAATGTATTTCCCTCCTTGTGCTATCCTAGCTGGGGTTCACCTGAATCTGAATTTGATTCTTCTCTTTAAACATCTGCGTTTTGAAAATTATACTACAGGAAACTTTCAGTTGTACAGGTGAAAGATCTGGTCACCAGTTCTCTACTAGTTCCCGTCCATGAAACTCAGCTCATTGAGATTCCTGTTTGTACCCCGAATGTCTAGACAAGGCCTGTGGCCCATGATGGTCCCTCAGAACTtacaaaaaactttttattaagaTAGTATTTAATATACAGTAAAACTCATCCTTTTTAGTATATAG is a genomic window containing:
- the AASDH gene encoding beta-alanine-activating enzyme isoform X4, with the translated sequence MSSYETLLNYDTFTVEHNDLVLFTLQWENGEVNLMLSDRKERYEKETIKDSVSSEDCNEEKAEEHMDVRLKHCLAYVLHTSGTTGVPKVVRVPHDCIVPNIQHFRILFDITQEDILFLASPLTFDPSIVEIFVALSSGATLLIVPTVVKALPSKLAAVLFSHHRVTVLQATPTLLRRFGAQLIKSSVLSANTSLRVLALGGEAFPSLTVLKSWRGEGNKTHIFNVYGITEVSSWATFYRIPEKILNSTLKCEMPVPLGFPLHGTVVEVRDTNGCTIQEGNGQVFLGGRSRVCFLDDEVTVPLGTMRATGDFVTVKDGEIFFLGRKDSQIKRHGKRLNIELVQQVAEELQQVESCAVTWYKQEKLLLFIVSKDSLVKDYVFKELQKHLPSHAIPDELVLIDVLPFTSHGKIDVSELNKLYLNYIHLKSEYKLNGKEELWEKLQYFWKSILSLSEDLLKVPDESFFLNSGGDSLKSIRLLNEIEKLIGVSVPGLLEMILSSSLLEIYNHILQTVFPDEDLTLSKSCTTKRKLSDINQEEAGGKSLHQKSAIPLNCDSEIKAFVLSRGNQVLSVDPTMSLTKLGNCPSVCSSDLILQTNSQNSKSLNPPALVRKSKDLFFVAEVSEKGKPVAEPEKTELCVRWRSDTGKCVDASPLVVIPASDKSSATVYVGSHSHRMKAVDLYSGKVKWEQILGDRIESSACVSKCGNFIIVGCYDGLVYVLKSSTGEKYWMFTTEDAVKSSATVDPTTGLLYIGSHDQHAYALDIYSKTCVWKLKCGGTVFSSPCLSLNPHHLYCATLGGLLLAVNPATGNIIWKHSCGKPLFSSPQCCLQYICIGCVDGNLLCFTHLGEQVWRFSTGGPIFSSPCVSASEQDIFFGSHDCFIYCCDKKGHLQWKFETTSQVYATPFVFYNQDHSNEILLAAASTDGKLWILDSQSGQLQSVYELPGEVFSSPVVWESMLIIGCRNNYIYCLDLLGGNKK